The segment TTGTCATAACGATGTCAGAATAATAAAAATGATTCATCACTATAAGGAAGTGAACTATGCAAATACATAAAAAAATTACTATTATCAATACATTTCTTTTACTTATTTTTTTAATTTTTTTTATATATTTTTTTAATATAGAATTTAATTTAAATAATCTATTAAAATTTTTAGTTTTTATATTTATATTTTTTTTACTATCCAATTTTTTTACAAAATTTTCTTTAATAAATACCTATAAGACTATACACAAATTAGATAAAATCCTTTCTGTACTTCATAATAAATTTATTACAGAGTTAGAAAATAATTTTTTAAGTTTACAAGAATGTTTTAGTGAGGTATTTTCAACAGTAAAATTAGATATTTTAGATATTCTAGTAAAAGAAGAAGAAATAAAAAAGGAAAAAGAGAAGGCAGAAATTTTAAGTAGTGAATTAAAAGAATTAAATAAAAACTTAGAGGATAAAGTAATTGAAAGAACAAAGGAGTTAAGTATCTCAAAAGAAATTGCCGAATCTGCAAATAAAGCTAAAAATGAATTTTTAGCTAAAATTAGTCATGAGATGCGTACGCCACTTACACCTATTATTGGTTATTCAAGAATATTGTTGAAAGAAATAAATGATTTTTCATCTAAGGAAAAATTAGAGATAATACATACTTCTGGTGTTAAATTATTAAATTTCACAAATGAGCTTTTGGATTTTTCAAAAATAGAATCAGGGAAAGTTGATTTAAACTATGAAACTTTCAATATAAGGAAACTATTTCAAGACATATATCATGAGCATATTGATTTAGCAAATTCTAAAAATATCAATTTTAAAATTGATTATTTGCATGCTAATATTTCAATTTATTCAGATAAGATAAAAATTTATGAAATTGCAAAAAATATTATTCATAATGCTTTAAAATATACAGAAAAAGGCTTTGTATTATGTGATGTTTTTGTTGAAAATAATACCTTATTTTTTAATGTCTATGATAGTGGCATTGGAATTTCAGAAGAAAATATTAAAAATATCTTTGAAAGCTTTGTTCAGATTGGAAATGAGCAATCAGGGGCAGGTTTAGGTTTAAGCATTACTAAAAAATTACTTGAAGTTTTAAATGGTAAAATTGAGGTTGAAAGTAAAGTTGGAACAGGTTCTACTTTTAAAATCCAAATTCCTATTGAAACTTCTCAAAAAGAATTTGAAAATTTCTCTGATGTTATAAATAAAATTTTAAATTCAAATAATATTGGAATTAAAACAATATTTTTAAAAAGTATATTAAAGTTACCATTGAGAATAAAAGATTTAAAAGATGCTCATAAAAAACAAGATATTGAAGAAGTTAGGAAAATTAATCATCTTATAAAAGGAACTTATGGAAATCTTAACCTGTCACTTGTATATGATATTTCTCAAAAAATATCTACTGAACTGAAAAAAGAAAATATTTCTTTTGATACAGTATTGCATTATATAGAAGAATTGGAGTATTTAACTCATACCTTAGATTATAGTGAACTTTTTAATACATATCTTCAATTCAAAGAAAGAAAAATTAAAATTTTAATTGCTGAAGATGCAGAAGAAACAAGAGAATTTTTAAAAGTTTTACTGGAAACTCCTCTTGTTAAAGTTAGCTGTGTAGAAAATGGTTTAGAAGCTCTTAACTTGCTAAAAACTGAAAAATTTGATTTAATATTCTTAGATATATCTATGCCTGTTATGGACGGTGTACAAACTGTTACTACAATTAAAGCTAATGATAATTTTAAAGATATTCCTGTTGTTGCTCTTACAGCACATGCAATAATAGGTTATAAAGAAAAATACTTAAACTATGGTTTTGATGCTTATATTAAAAAACCAATCAATGACTCCGTTTTATTTAGTTGTTTAGAAAAATTTGTACTTAATGAAAAAAGGTGATAGTATGATAAAACTTTTAATAATAGAAGATTCCGAAGAAACAGTAGATTTAATAAGGCTTATACTTTCTAATGAAAGTGATATAAAAATTTTTGATGCCAATACTATAAAAGATGGAATAGACTCAATAAAGAAAGATGCTTTTGATATTATTTTACTTGATTTGTCCCTACCTGATGGAAATGGGACTTATATATGTGAACAAGTGAGAAAGTTTCCTGAACTTTATGGAAAACCATTTATTATAGCTCTTACAGCTGATACCTCTCAAGAAAGTGTAAATAAAAACCTTGAATTAGGGTGTGATGACTATATTAAAAAACCTTTTGATACACAAGAATTACTTATTAGATTAAGAAAATTTATCAAGAGATTACCTCAAAATAAAGAGGTTATTATTTATGAAAATATAAAATTATTTTTATCTAACAAGACTGTATTATATGATGATAAGTTTGTAGATTTATCTAAAAATGAATTTGAAGTTCTACACTATTTTATTATAAATAAAGGACTACTTTTGACAAGAATAAATATTTTAGATAATGTATGGAAAGAAAATTTAGATATAAGTGATAAGGCTGTTGACCAATGTTTAAAAAGATTGAGAAAAAAACTTCCAATTTTAAATGACAATCTTATTTCAAAAAGAGGCTTTGGATATATTTTAAAGTAAAGGTGATGTAGATGAAATTTAAGGTAACTACAAATAATTTTTTAGATATAGAATTTTTTCAAACTTTGCAAGATAGATTTGCAGAAGAATTTGGAATTGCAAGTATTATTACAGATATAAATGGAGTGCCTTTAACCAAACCAAGTAATTTTACAGATTTTTGTATAAATCATGTAAGAGGTTGTGAGGCAGGTCTAAAAAAATGTCAATTTTTTGATGCTTATGGGGGTTGTAAAGCAAAAATTAATAAAAAGCCTATTATCTATCCTTGCCATGCAGGACTAATTGATTTTGCAAGTCCTATTATTATGGGAGATACACAGGTAGGTTGTTTTTTGTGTGGACAAGTTTTGACAGAAAAACCAGATGAAAAAAAATTTAGAGCCTATGCTAAAGAAATTGGAATTGATGAAGAAAAATATATAGAAGCCTTGAGAAAAGTCAAAATTCTTCCTTATGAAAGAATTGAATATATTGCTGATTTCCTATATAAGATTTCATCTAAGATGTCTAATTTCATTTATTATCAAAATATGGGAATTTCTGCCAATGAATTCTATAAAAATAGTATAGATGAATTTCATAACTATTTACAAGCTGATGAAAAAAATAAATTAGAAAATAAAAATTTTTCTTTTAAAAAGATTTTAAATAAAATTTCTGAAACTTTAAAAATTAATTATAAAATTGATGAAAAGGAGTTATCAAAAATAACTAAAATTTCTGATGATATTTCTGAAAAATCTTCATCTATAATTAGAAATATACAGGATACTATTAAAAATTTTAATAATTTTGATATATCAAAAGGTAAAGAAGGTTAATATAATAGGGTAGAACTTCCTATTATACTAACCTTCTTTTTGGGAAATAATAATCTATATCACACTAGTGTTAGTGATAATTTTATACACTTGCTAAGTAAGTTTATTTACCTAGCAAGTGAAATTTAATAATTTTTTGAAAGACTAGAATATAACTCTTAGTCCTAAACCTCCTCTTAGGTTTTCTCCCTTAGTATCATATCCTACATTTGCTGTTACTCCTACTCTTGTATTATCCAATCCAACATTTAAGTCAAATTTTACATTGCCTTTTCTATCTTCTTTTTCTCCTCTTATGTTGAACCAATCAGCATTTGTATCTCTTACTTTTGCTTTATTCTTTCCTTTTGCCACTCTGCCTAGCTCATTTTCATAAGCTACTCCTAGTGATGTTCTTAGTGCTTTCATTCCAAAGTAGTGTTTGAATGCTAATTCTGCTCCTACTTCTGGTTTTACTGAGATATAATCATTATGTTTTACTTCTAATTTTATTTCTCCTGATTTTTCTCTTATCTTACTTACTCTTCCATATTCTAATCCTAATGCTACATATGGTCTTAATGAGAAGCCTTCACTCAATCTAAATTCTTTTCCTATTTCATTCTTTAAACCTACTCCATAAGTATAGTATTTAGCTTTTGCATTAAATATTTCATCTACAACTAAGAATTTCCTATGCATCTTGTTATATCCAACAAAGATATCTCCAGATATAGTCCAATTTAGACTATTGTTATCATCAAATGGTACTGACTTAAATAGTCCAACTTTACCTTGTAACATTTCTTCTTTTGAATTTCCTATATCTTTAAATTTAAATGTATTATGAACTATACCTGTGTACCAACCAACACCTCTTCCTAACTTAATATCTTCATTTTCATGAACATAAGCTACTCCATAAGCATGGTATTTGTAGTCTATAACTCCCGCTGTGTCTGTTTTATATTCTCCTCTAGTTCCAAATGTCTTTATCTTATTAGAATCCTTAGAAGCTGTTCTCCATTCATCTCTTAGATAATCAAATTCTTTATCTAAGATAGTTCCTGTTGCTTGTACTCTTTGTTGTACATTTGCATATTGATGTCCCATCATTTCATCAAAGGCTTGGAATAATAAGATTTCTTCATTATTACCAATAGAGTTTAATTTTTGAAATACTCCATTTTCTCTTGTTCCAATAGCTTCAACACCATATCTTTGTTCCAATCCATCTGTAAAGTTATATGTGTCTTTACTATCTACTGGTGTAGATTCATTTCCAGCAAATGAAGTATAAGGTATCTTAGCCATATAAACATTATTTATTAGTCCTGTATCTTTATTTACTGTTCCTGTTGCCATCCATGTAAATGCTCCTGAATAAATATTCCAATCTGTTATTTGAGGATTATTAGCAATAGCATCATTATATGGTTTTAAAATTTCTTGTAATACTAATATGTACTTACTATTTGTCTTTTGTGCAGCTTCACTACCTATTATTAAATCAGCTTTTGTAACTCTTATTGCTCCTAATCCATTTATTGGATTAGTTCCTCTCAATGTATCTATATACATTCCTATTGAAGAGATTGAAGCTTCATTTTTTTCAGGTGAAATAGGAACCAATGTAGGTTGTACTATATTTCCTGATGGATCTATTATTTTAGCTTCTGCTGCTCCTGCTTTAGCTTCAATTTCTACTCCTCCAACTTTTTTACCTGTTGGTTTATTTCCAGGAGTAAATTCATCTTTTGCTCCACCAGTTACAGTGAAGTTTCCATAATTTTTTATTACTCCTCCTGTTGCTTTGAAGAAAGCATAACCTCCTGCTGAATTTATAGTGATAGTTCCTTCATTTGTAAATTCAGCACCTTTTCTTACAACTACTCCAACTGCTTTTTTAGGACTTCCTACTGTTGTTATTGTACCATAGTTAAATCCCTTTGCACCTTCATCTAAGTATATCCCCATAGCTCCATCAGCACCTAAATTTATTGTTGCTGTTGAACCTTTTGAAGTACCATTATATACAGTTGTTCCTGAGCCAACTCCATACATTCCTATACTATCTTTTCCAGTCACATTTATTATTCCATTGTTTACTATGTTTCCAGAATAAGCGGCTGTTTTGTCATCTCCTATAAAGCCTGCTGCCATTCCTATTGAATATAATGAATTTGGAACATCAGAAGCCCCTACTGAAATTGTTGCATTATTTACAGCTCTTCCTCCATAAGTACTATAAATTCCAACATTTCCTATACCATTTTTAAAATCAATATTTCCTGTATTAGTTACATTTCCAGAAGCATAAATACCATAGTTATTTCCAGTTGTTCCTATTGATTTTAAATTAGTTGCATTATTTACTGTTGCATTATTTTTTGAATAAATATACATAGAGTTATTTTTTAATGAAACATTATTTGTATTAGAATTTATTGTGTTTCCTGTACCTACATTTGCAAAACCAAATGAACCATCTTCTATATTCATTGCAGTAGCATTACTTGTAATAGTTTGCCCACTACCTGCTGTATAAATTCCAACTGCTTCATTTTTTCCAACATTTATTGTTCCAGAAGTTACATTTACATTTCCACCTTGTGAATAAATAGCTGAACCTTTATCTCCAACAGTAATATCTCCACTATTGTTTATAGTATAGCCATAAAGTCCTATTGAATTATTTCCGACTTTTATAGTTGATGTATTTGTAATAGAATTATTTGTTTTTGAATATAATCCTATATTAGGAGTTGCTATACTTGAAGCATTTCCTAAAGTTATTGCAGCATTATTGACAATATCACTATTTTCTCCTATAATTGCAAATTCTTTTGCAGTAGATGAACCTGTTATTGTTCCATTATTTGTAAAAGTTCCTCCACCATTAGCAAATATTCCAATTAGTCCACCAATAGTTCCTGTACTATTTACAAGTTTTATATTAGTACTATTAGTTGTATTAGCTTTAGTGTAAACTATTGCCATACCTCTTCCTGATGTGCTTCCAGAATATTTATATTCCAATGTTGAAGATGTTGGTATAGATGATTTAGCTGCATATATTCCAACTCCACCATCTTTTGTTTCTATACCATAGTTAC is part of the Fusobacterium simiae genome and harbors:
- a CDS encoding response regulator transcription factor, with product MIKLLIIEDSEETVDLIRLILSNESDIKIFDANTIKDGIDSIKKDAFDIILLDLSLPDGNGTYICEQVRKFPELYGKPFIIALTADTSQESVNKNLELGCDDYIKKPFDTQELLIRLRKFIKRLPQNKEVIIYENIKLFLSNKTVLYDDKFVDLSKNEFEVLHYFIINKGLLLTRINILDNVWKENLDISDKAVDQCLKRLRKKLPILNDNLISKRGFGYILK
- a CDS encoding hybrid sensor histidine kinase/response regulator, which translates into the protein MQIHKKITIINTFLLLIFLIFFIYFFNIEFNLNNLLKFLVFIFIFFLLSNFFTKFSLINTYKTIHKLDKILSVLHNKFITELENNFLSLQECFSEVFSTVKLDILDILVKEEEIKKEKEKAEILSSELKELNKNLEDKVIERTKELSISKEIAESANKAKNEFLAKISHEMRTPLTPIIGYSRILLKEINDFSSKEKLEIIHTSGVKLLNFTNELLDFSKIESGKVDLNYETFNIRKLFQDIYHEHIDLANSKNINFKIDYLHANISIYSDKIKIYEIAKNIIHNALKYTEKGFVLCDVFVENNTLFFNVYDSGIGISEENIKNIFESFVQIGNEQSGAGLGLSITKKLLEVLNGKIEVESKVGTGSTFKIQIPIETSQKEFENFSDVINKILNSNNIGIKTIFLKSILKLPLRIKDLKDAHKKQDIEEVRKINHLIKGTYGNLNLSLVYDISQKISTELKKENISFDTVLHYIEELEYLTHTLDYSELFNTYLQFKERKIKILIAEDAEETREFLKVLLETPLVKVSCVENGLEALNLLKTEKFDLIFLDISMPVMDGVQTVTTIKANDNFKDIPVVALTAHAIIGYKEKYLNYGFDAYIKKPINDSVLFSCLEKFVLNEKR
- a CDS encoding PocR ligand-binding domain-containing protein; the encoded protein is MKFKVTTNNFLDIEFFQTLQDRFAEEFGIASIITDINGVPLTKPSNFTDFCINHVRGCEAGLKKCQFFDAYGGCKAKINKKPIIYPCHAGLIDFASPIIMGDTQVGCFLCGQVLTEKPDEKKFRAYAKEIGIDEEKYIEALRKVKILPYERIEYIADFLYKISSKMSNFIYYQNMGISANEFYKNSIDEFHNYLQADEKNKLENKNFSFKKILNKISETLKINYKIDEKELSKITKISDDISEKSSSIIRNIQDTIKNFNNFDISKGKEG